From Haloglomus litoreum, the proteins below share one genomic window:
- a CDS encoding DUF7521 family protein, with amino-acid sequence MIAQTTAETLLLPTFVTALLLFATVPLGLVVGYFAFRGLRRGRRRTARALALGLVVLTAVDALLGATVTVGGTTLLAQRGPLLRIAAKCTGLLLVLYAIYGADASGAEGESG; translated from the coding sequence ATGATAGCACAGACCACCGCGGAGACGCTGTTGTTGCCGACGTTCGTGACCGCGCTCCTCCTGTTCGCCACGGTCCCGCTGGGCCTGGTGGTCGGGTACTTCGCGTTCCGTGGCCTCCGACGGGGACGCCGACGGACGGCGCGGGCACTCGCACTCGGCCTCGTCGTGCTGACGGCCGTCGACGCGCTGCTGGGTGCCACCGTCACCGTCGGCGGGACGACGCTGCTCGCACAGCGCGGGCCGCTGCTCCGCATCGCCGCCAAATGCACCGGCCTCCTCCTCGTCCTCTACGCCATCTACGGCGCGGATGCGA